From one Rubrobacter xylanophilus genomic stretch:
- a CDS encoding putative toxin-antitoxin system toxin component, PIN family, whose product MSGPLVVLDTDAVVTALIGDEGASSYRILRAVGAGDIRVALSDAFLVELVRTVRNRYRQGLILNAARAFEVALDLGLQGELRRPPGWEWPSVPDPEDRWIPDLAYDAGADFIVTWDRHLLDAELPFSAEVVTPAELIQRLSAPAP is encoded by the coding sequence TTGAGCGGGCCGCTGGTCGTCCTCGACACGGACGCGGTCGTAACCGCCCTGATCGGCGACGAGGGCGCTTCGAGCTACCGGATCCTGCGCGCCGTGGGCGCCGGGGACATTAGGGTGGCGCTCTCCGACGCCTTCCTGGTCGAGTTGGTGAGGACCGTCCGCAACCGATACCGGCAGGGTTTGATCCTCAACGCGGCCAGGGCCTTCGAGGTGGCGCTGGACCTGGGCCTGCAAGGCGAGCTCAGGCGGCCTCCAGGCTGGGAATGGCCCAGCGTGCCCGATCCCGAAGACCGGTGGATACCCGACCTCGCCTACGACGCCGGTGCAGACTTCATCGTCACCTGGGATCGGCACCTGCTCGACGCCGAGCTACCCTTCAGCGCCGAGGTCGTCACTCCAGCCGAACTCATCCAGAGGCTTTCAGCCCCTGCCCCTTGA
- a CDS encoding heavy metal translocating P-type ATPase, whose translation MAKERLREREDVETEERDEDEEVEGFEGPWYLFPPMRNALIAGALLLIGWLIERFTGFPAYVPISVFVLVILIGAYYWAREGLEELVEEREVGIEVLMAFATVGAVILGAWFEAAFLVFLYAGAEATEEYTYARTRTAIRALLDLAPETATLLKDGREETVPAEELAVGDLFLVRPGERIPTDGEILEGASSLDESAVTGESVPVEKGEGEKVFAGTINATGSLKVRATTSFESNSLQKIIHLVEEAQGVKSGAQRWIDRFGSRYSPAVLLGALLLLVVPPLFGGSFDTWAYRAVVLLVAAAPCALVMSTPVAVAAAIGRAGREGVLIKGGIHLENLAKVRVVTFDKTGTLTRGKPVVTDVVAGNGSADGMLRVAAGVEHLSEHPLARAIVERARSEGIHPAEVRDFRSLTGAGARAEVDGRTVYVGSPALFRDLGVSLDGTLEEIEHLQEEGKTVVLVGTGERVEGLLAIRDEPRPEAKRAIEELHEMGYKVAMLTGDNLRTARAIARELGIDEVRADLKPEDKVEAVKELEREHGPVAMVGDGINDAPALATATVGMAMGTAGTDAAIEAADVALMGDDPRKVAYALRLARRSQRISLQNIVFSILVLAVLIPGAVLGLLGIAAAVFAHETSELLAIANGLRVARRVG comes from the coding sequence GTGGCCAAAGAACGACTTCGCGAGCGCGAGGATGTAGAGACCGAAGAGAGAGACGAGGACGAAGAGGTCGAGGGCTTTGAGGGGCCGTGGTATCTCTTCCCGCCGATGCGCAACGCCCTCATCGCGGGCGCGCTGCTGCTGATCGGGTGGCTGATCGAGCGCTTCACGGGCTTTCCGGCCTACGTACCGATCTCCGTCTTCGTCCTCGTCATCCTGATCGGCGCTTACTACTGGGCGCGCGAGGGTCTTGAGGAACTCGTAGAGGAGCGCGAGGTCGGCATCGAGGTCCTCATGGCGTTCGCGACCGTGGGCGCGGTGATCCTGGGCGCGTGGTTCGAGGCCGCCTTCCTGGTCTTCCTCTACGCCGGCGCCGAGGCGACCGAAGAGTACACCTACGCCCGGACCCGCACCGCCATCCGGGCGCTCCTGGACCTCGCCCCCGAGACGGCGACGCTCCTCAAGGATGGGCGCGAGGAGACGGTCCCGGCGGAGGAGCTTGCGGTCGGCGACCTCTTCCTGGTCAGGCCCGGCGAGCGCATCCCAACGGACGGTGAGATCCTGGAGGGCGCAAGCAGCCTGGACGAGTCGGCGGTGACGGGCGAGTCGGTGCCGGTGGAGAAGGGCGAGGGGGAGAAGGTCTTCGCCGGGACCATAAACGCCACAGGCTCCCTGAAGGTGCGCGCCACCACGAGCTTCGAGTCGAACTCGTTGCAGAAGATCATCCACCTGGTCGAGGAGGCGCAGGGCGTCAAGTCCGGCGCGCAGCGCTGGATCGACCGCTTCGGTAGCCGCTACAGTCCCGCCGTCCTTTTGGGAGCGCTCTTGCTCCTGGTCGTCCCGCCGCTCTTCGGCGGCTCCTTCGACACCTGGGCCTACCGCGCGGTGGTGCTGCTCGTCGCCGCCGCTCCGTGCGCCCTGGTCATGTCCACCCCCGTGGCGGTTGCCGCGGCGATAGGCCGCGCCGGGCGCGAGGGCGTGCTCATAAAGGGCGGCATCCACCTGGAGAACCTGGCGAAGGTCAGGGTCGTCACCTTCGACAAGACCGGAACCCTCACCCGCGGCAAGCCCGTGGTGACCGATGTCGTCGCGGGCAACGGTTCGGCCGACGGCATGCTGAGAGTCGCAGCCGGCGTCGAGCACCTGAGCGAGCACCCGCTGGCCCGGGCGATCGTCGAGCGTGCCCGCTCGGAGGGCATACATCCTGCGGAGGTCAGGGATTTCCGGTCCCTCACCGGTGCCGGTGCCAGGGCCGAGGTCGACGGCCGGACCGTCTACGTGGGCAGCCCCGCCCTGTTCCGCGATCTCGGGGTTTCCCTCGACGGTACGCTAGAAGAGATCGAGCACCTTCAGGAGGAAGGCAAGACGGTGGTCCTGGTCGGGACCGGAGAGCGTGTGGAGGGGCTCCTCGCCATCCGTGACGAGCCGCGTCCGGAGGCGAAACGCGCCATCGAAGAGTTGCACGAGATGGGCTACAAGGTAGCGATGCTCACCGGGGACAACCTGCGCACCGCCAGAGCCATCGCCCGGGAGCTGGGCATCGACGAGGTGCGCGCCGACCTGAAGCCCGAGGACAAGGTGGAAGCCGTAAAGGAGCTGGAGCGGGAGCACGGCCCCGTGGCGATGGTCGGGGATGGCATTAACGACGCGCCGGCCCTTGCCACGGCGACCGTCGGGATGGCGATGGGCACCGCAGGTACCGACGCGGCCATAGAGGCGGCGGACGTGGCGCTCATGGGCGACGACCCACGCAAGGTTGCCTACGCTCTCAGGCTCGCCAGGCGCAGCCAGCGCATAAGCCTGCAGAACATCGTCTTCTCCATACTGGTTCTGGCCGTCCTCATCCCCGGCGCGGTACTCGGCTTGCTCGGCATCGCCGCTGCCGTCTTCGCCCACGAGACATCGGAGCTTCTCGCCATCGCCAACGGCCTGCGCGTCGCCCGGAGGGTCGGCTGA
- a CDS encoding ArsR/SmtB family transcription factor, producing the protein MRAIDDKEKDLERIASEDVCEVDVIHAEAVRRAREALPEEEVTRRATEIFGLLSDPTRSRIVYALSVEELCVCDVAAVAGLSISAASHQLKRLRDRGVVSFRKEGRLAYYRLEDEHLRRLLEDCVGHVLAERGATSA; encoded by the coding sequence GTGCGAGCGATCGACGACAAAGAGAAGGATCTGGAGCGGATCGCGAGCGAGGACGTCTGCGAGGTGGACGTCATCCACGCGGAGGCCGTGCGGCGAGCTCGGGAGGCTTTGCCGGAGGAGGAGGTCACGCGGAGGGCGACGGAGATCTTCGGGCTCCTCTCCGACCCCACGCGGTCACGCATCGTCTACGCCCTCTCGGTGGAGGAGCTGTGCGTCTGTGATGTAGCCGCGGTGGCGGGGCTCTCCATCAGCGCCGCGAGCCACCAGCTCAAGCGCTTGAGGGATCGGGGGGTGGTGAGCTTCCGTAAGGAGGGCCGGTTGGCCTACTACCGCCTCGAAGACGAGCATCTGCGCCGGCTCCTTGAGGACTGCGTGGGACACGTCCTCGCAGAGCGAGGGGCGACTTCCGCCTAG
- a CDS encoding 5-methyltetrahydropteroyltriglutamate--homocysteine S-methyltransferase, which produces MRRDKPPFRADHVGSLLRPPELLRAREEFAAGAISGEELRRVEDAAIREAVRMQEDLGLQSATDGEFRRASWHMDFIYQLGGIEQAEDNLKVSFRNERGVIEFTPAALKVSGRIHLKHTIFADAFRFLKEQVSTATPKLTIPSPSMVHYRGGRAAIDERVYPDLEEFWEDLGAAYADEIQALGELGCTYLQLDDTSLAYLNDPKQREHIAALGGDAEHQHEIYIRTINRALEGRPEGMTVTTHMCRGNFRSSWAAEGGYDFVAEALFNELEVDGFFLEYDDARSGGFEPLRFVPPGKMVVLGLVTTKRGELEDRDTLKRRIEEASRYVPIEQLCLSPQCGFSSTVEGNELTREQQAAKLRLVVETAEEVWG; this is translated from the coding sequence TTGCGACGCGACAAACCACCGTTCAGGGCGGACCACGTGGGCAGCCTGCTGCGCCCGCCGGAGCTGCTGAGAGCCAGGGAGGAGTTCGCCGCGGGTGCCATCTCCGGCGAGGAGCTGCGCCGGGTTGAGGACGCGGCGATCCGGGAGGCGGTGCGGATGCAGGAGGATCTCGGGCTGCAGTCCGCCACCGACGGCGAGTTCCGGAGGGCCTCGTGGCACATGGACTTCATCTACCAGCTCGGCGGCATAGAGCAGGCGGAGGACAACCTGAAGGTGAGCTTCCGCAACGAGCGCGGCGTCATCGAGTTCACCCCCGCCGCGCTCAAGGTCTCCGGCAGGATCCACCTCAAGCACACCATCTTCGCCGACGCCTTCCGGTTCCTGAAGGAGCAGGTGAGCACCGCAACCCCGAAGCTCACGATCCCCTCCCCCAGCATGGTCCACTACCGCGGCGGGCGCGCGGCGATCGACGAGCGGGTCTACCCGGATCTGGAGGAGTTCTGGGAGGATCTCGGGGCCGCCTACGCCGACGAGATCCAGGCGCTCGGCGAGCTCGGGTGCACCTACCTGCAGCTCGACGATACCAGCCTCGCCTACCTCAACGACCCCAAGCAGCGCGAGCACATCGCCGCCCTGGGCGGCGACGCCGAGCACCAACACGAGATCTACATCCGCACCATCAACCGGGCCCTCGAAGGCAGACCCGAAGGGATGACGGTCACCACCCATATGTGTCGCGGCAACTTCCGCTCCTCGTGGGCCGCCGAGGGCGGCTACGACTTCGTCGCCGAAGCCCTCTTCAACGAGCTGGAGGTCGACGGCTTCTTCCTGGAGTACGACGACGCCCGCTCCGGCGGGTTCGAGCCCCTGAGGTTCGTCCCACCGGGCAAGATGGTCGTCCTGGGACTGGTCACCACCAAGCGGGGCGAACTCGAAGACAGGGACACCCTCAAGCGGCGCATCGAAGAGGCCAGCCGCTACGTTCCCATCGAACAGCTCTGCCTCTCGCCCCAGTGCGGCTTCTCCTCGACGGTGGAGGGCAACGAGCTCACCAGAGAACAGCAGGCCGCCAAACTCCGCCTCGTCGTGGAGACCGCCGAAGAGGTCTGGGGATAG
- a CDS encoding sugar phosphate isomerase/epimerase family protein, protein MSAEREIGIDHLTMLDVSPPELVSVAHEAGFDAVSPRVWASIPEEEPWPMTPGSPMLEETASRLEATGVRALSVEVVRIGPGTRREDYEAALEAGARLGARYVTVNSDDPDLDRASETFAALVADALPYGLRPVIEPIPYTRVSNLEQAIYIAERSGGGGILLDALHFWRYGGRIERLRSLDPVLLSYVQLCDAPLAPPSGLPRPQRLPRGQSTDGTDLQLESRAMRLLPGDGELPLADFLAALPDGMAVSVEAPVLHLRETLSPEEFALRARKAVERVLRAL, encoded by the coding sequence GTGAGCGCTGAGCGCGAGATAGGAATAGATCACCTCACGATGCTCGACGTCTCCCCTCCCGAGCTGGTGAGCGTCGCCCACGAGGCCGGCTTCGACGCGGTAAGCCCCCGCGTCTGGGCTTCGATCCCGGAGGAAGAGCCCTGGCCCATGACCCCCGGCTCCCCCATGCTGGAGGAGACCGCGAGCCGGCTGGAGGCGACAGGGGTGCGAGCGCTCAGCGTGGAGGTCGTCCGCATCGGTCCCGGCACGAGGCGCGAGGACTACGAGGCTGCTTTAGAGGCCGGAGCACGGCTCGGTGCCCGCTACGTCACCGTCAACTCCGACGACCCAGATCTGGACCGCGCGAGCGAGACCTTCGCCGCCCTCGTCGCCGACGCGCTTCCCTACGGCCTGCGGCCCGTGATCGAACCGATCCCCTATACCCGCGTCTCCAACCTGGAGCAGGCGATCTACATCGCCGAACGCTCCGGAGGCGGCGGCATCCTGCTCGACGCACTGCACTTCTGGCGCTACGGGGGGAGGATCGAACGGCTCCGCTCGCTTGACCCCGTCCTGCTCTCCTACGTGCAGCTCTGCGACGCGCCGCTCGCGCCGCCCTCAGGGCTGCCGCGGCCCCAAAGGCTGCCGCGCGGGCAGTCTACCGACGGCACCGACCTGCAGCTCGAGAGCCGGGCGATGCGCCTCTTGCCGGGAGACGGCGAGCTGCCGCTGGCCGACTTTCTTGCTGCGCTGCCGGACGGGATGGCCGTCAGCGTGGAGGCACCGGTGCTGCACCTCCGGGAGACGCTCTCTCCCGAGGAATTCGCCCTGCGGGCACGAAAGGCGGTAGAGCGCGTGCTGCGCGCTCTTTAA
- the lspA gene encoding signal peptidase II → MTRRFGRKIGVTSTAAALTVLGAYLARRWAERGLDYGETVPLAGDLFRLTLGENPGVAFGLLGGSPLVPWLSALALVVFALYLARSLRDSRAGGVSLGLILGGGLANLLDRLGDGRVTDYLDVGLGSWRWPTFNLPDAAITVGVFLVVWLLWRDAPHSTTGKEKNSRGLFERLLR, encoded by the coding sequence ATGACCCGACGGTTCGGCAGGAAGATTGGCGTAACCTCGACAGCCGCCGCCCTGACCGTCCTCGGCGCGTACCTCGCGCGCCGGTGGGCCGAACGCGGCTTGGACTACGGCGAGACGGTCCCCCTGGCCGGCGACCTCTTCCGCCTGACCCTCGGCGAGAACCCGGGCGTGGCCTTCGGCCTGCTCGGTGGCTCCCCGCTCGTGCCCTGGCTCTCCGCGCTCGCGCTCGTCGTCTTCGCGCTTTACCTGGCTCGATCCCTGCGGGACAGCCGCGCGGGCGGTGTCTCGCTCGGCCTGATCCTCGGCGGCGGCCTCGCCAACCTGCTCGACCGCCTCGGCGACGGGCGCGTCACCGACTACCTGGACGTCGGCCTGGGGAGCTGGCGCTGGCCTACCTTCAACCTGCCCGACGCGGCGATAACGGTTGGTGTTTTCCTGGTCGTGTGGCTGCTCTGGCGTGACGCGCCCCACTCTACGACGGGAAAGGAGAAGAATTCGCGTGGGCTCTTTGAGCGACTTCTTCGATAA
- a CDS encoding type II 3-dehydroquinate dehydratase yields the protein MARVFVLNGVNLGALGTRRPEVYGTLTLGDIERRLRERFPKVGFEFRQTDYEGEMVGFVHEARESDGIVINPGAWTHYSYALHDALEAVEGVPKVEVHLSNVHAREPWRRHSVISPAVEAVVAGMGPYGYEVAVGYVLGRSEARRGDPPEVNP from the coding sequence GTGGCGAGGGTATTCGTTCTCAACGGGGTGAACCTCGGGGCCCTGGGGACGCGCCGTCCGGAGGTCTACGGTACGCTGACGCTCGGGGACATCGAGCGGAGGCTGCGCGAGAGGTTCCCGAAGGTCGGGTTCGAGTTCCGGCAGACGGACTACGAGGGGGAGATGGTCGGTTTCGTGCACGAAGCAAGGGAGAGCGATGGGATAGTGATCAACCCCGGCGCCTGGACCCACTACTCCTACGCCCTCCACGACGCGCTGGAGGCGGTCGAGGGGGTGCCGAAGGTGGAGGTCCACCTCTCGAACGTCCACGCCCGGGAGCCCTGGCGGCGCCACTCCGTGATCTCGCCCGCCGTCGAAGCCGTGGTCGCAGGGATGGGCCCCTACGGCTACGAGGTAGCCGTAGGCTACGTGCTCGGGCGGTCGGAGGCACGGCGCGGTGATCCCCCGGAGGTGAACCCATGA
- a CDS encoding zinc-binding dehydrogenase codes for MKAFVKTGSRPGEADVEDVPVPEPGPGEVLLRVAACGVCGSDVHAFRSDPGFEWIRTPVALGHEFSGTVEALGAGVERVASGDRVVAVAIQGCGRCELCIAGLTQLCPDRVAVGLSRDGGMAEYAVMPEEHLVPIPEGLDLTLAALCEPLAVAVRAVDVRARVEPRQRVVVSGPGPIGTLCALVARLRGAEVLLTGIGQDAEVRLPAAERAGIRAANLSEAPLEEHLRDAFGGPPDVWIESSGSVRALESALESVRAGGTVVVVGLYAEEMRFFPTAAVRRELSLLFSYSCNRQDYRAALELLAGGDLDLRPLISTYPLERAPEAVEAVAAGRTVKAVLVP; via the coding sequence ATGAAGGCCTTCGTAAAGACGGGCTCCCGGCCCGGGGAGGCCGATGTCGAAGACGTGCCGGTCCCCGAGCCCGGCCCTGGCGAGGTGCTGCTGCGGGTGGCCGCCTGCGGGGTCTGCGGGAGCGACGTGCACGCCTTCAGGTCGGATCCCGGCTTCGAATGGATAAGGACGCCGGTAGCGCTCGGGCACGAGTTCTCCGGCACGGTGGAGGCCCTCGGGGCGGGTGTGGAGCGGGTGGCATCGGGAGACCGGGTCGTCGCGGTGGCGATACAGGGCTGCGGCCGCTGCGAGCTCTGCATCGCAGGCCTGACGCAGCTGTGCCCGGACCGCGTGGCCGTAGGACTCTCGCGCGACGGGGGGATGGCGGAGTATGCAGTCATGCCCGAGGAGCACCTCGTCCCCATACCGGAGGGCCTGGATCTCACCCTGGCGGCCCTCTGTGAGCCGCTCGCGGTGGCCGTGCGCGCCGTGGACGTGCGGGCGAGGGTGGAGCCCCGGCAGAGGGTCGTCGTCTCAGGGCCTGGTCCCATAGGCACTCTGTGCGCTTTGGTGGCGAGGCTGCGCGGGGCCGAGGTGCTTCTGACCGGCATCGGCCAGGACGCGGAGGTGCGTCTGCCCGCGGCGGAGCGTGCCGGGATAAGAGCGGCGAACCTGAGCGAGGCGCCGCTGGAGGAGCACCTGCGGGACGCCTTCGGCGGGCCCCCGGACGTCTGGATCGAGAGCTCCGGCTCGGTGAGGGCGCTCGAGTCGGCGCTAGAGAGCGTACGGGCGGGAGGAACGGTCGTCGTGGTCGGGTTGTACGCCGAGGAGATGCGCTTCTTCCCGACCGCCGCGGTGCGCAGGGAGCTGAGCCTGCTCTTCAGCTACTCCTGCAACCGCCAGGACTACCGGGCGGCCCTGGAGTTGCTCGCGGGCGGCGACCTCGACCTCAGGCCGCTCATCTCGACGTACCCCCTCGAAAGGGCGCCCGAGGCGGTCGAAGCAGTCGCAGCGGGACGGACCGTGAAGGCGGTGCTCGTCCCGTGA
- a CDS encoding phenylacetate--CoA ligase family protein has product MSGAPSKATGAATAPGRTREHPLWLLRDARRARKQGPAAIERRQRARLAGMVAFACANSPYYRKLYRDLPEKIEDPTLLPITSKKALMARFDDWATDREVTIEKARAFVENPDLIGERFLGRYTLLTTSGTTGNRRIFVLDDRSMAVTSALVFRMLSAWLGIGDVIGILAGGGRMAMVNAMGGHFASAVAATRLRGKRVQVFPVDMPLPEMVAQLNRFRPVIVASYASMAALLAGEREAGRLRIDPVLVVLSAEGLPAREYDRIAGAFDAKVRDSYAATECPFISYRCEHGWLHVNSDWLVLEPVDADHRPVAPGKHSHTVLLTNLANRVQPIIRYDLGDSILQRPDPCSCGNTLPAIRVQGRAADVLAFPIGGERVTIPPLAFGSLVDRTPGVELFQIVQTAPASLRVRLHPAAGADPERVWRMVHDEITHLLAGNGLDHVTVERAGEPPEQSAGGKYRTIIPLNSGGS; this is encoded by the coding sequence ATGTCCGGCGCACCATCGAAAGCAACCGGCGCGGCAACCGCACCCGGCAGGACGCGCGAACATCCGCTGTGGCTGCTGCGCGACGCGCGCAGGGCCAGAAAGCAAGGCCCGGCTGCGATCGAGCGGCGGCAGCGCGCCCGGCTTGCCGGGATGGTGGCCTTCGCGTGTGCCAACTCGCCGTACTACCGCAAGCTCTACCGGGACCTGCCGGAGAAGATCGAGGATCCCACGCTCTTGCCGATTACCTCAAAGAAGGCGCTGATGGCGCGCTTCGACGACTGGGCGACCGACCGTGAGGTGACCATCGAGAAGGCGCGGGCGTTCGTTGAGAACCCCGACCTCATCGGGGAGCGGTTCCTGGGCAGGTACACGTTGCTCACCACCTCGGGCACCACCGGGAACCGCAGGATCTTCGTGCTGGACGACCGGAGCATGGCCGTGACCAGCGCCCTCGTCTTCCGCATGCTGAGCGCCTGGCTCGGGATCGGCGACGTCATCGGCATCCTCGCCGGCGGCGGGCGCATGGCCATGGTGAACGCCATGGGCGGCCACTTCGCCTCCGCGGTAGCCGCCACCCGCCTACGTGGCAAACGGGTCCAGGTCTTCCCGGTGGATATGCCCCTACCGGAGATGGTGGCTCAACTCAACCGGTTTCGGCCGGTCATAGTCGCCTCGTACGCGAGCATGGCCGCGCTCTTGGCCGGCGAGCGGGAGGCCGGCCGCCTGCGCATCGACCCGGTGCTGGTGGTGCTCTCGGCCGAGGGGCTCCCGGCACGCGAGTACGACCGGATCGCCGGGGCGTTCGACGCCAAGGTCCGCGACAGCTACGCCGCCACCGAGTGCCCCTTCATCAGCTACCGCTGCGAGCACGGCTGGCTGCACGTCAATAGCGACTGGCTCGTCTTGGAGCCGGTCGACGCCGACCACCGCCCCGTCGCGCCGGGCAAGCACTCGCACACGGTCCTGCTCACGAACCTCGCCAACCGGGTGCAGCCCATCATCCGCTACGACCTCGGCGACAGTATCTTGCAGCGGCCCGACCCCTGCTCGTGCGGTAACACGCTGCCCGCCATCCGCGTGCAGGGCCGCGCCGCCGACGTGCTCGCCTTTCCTATCGGCGGCGAGCGGGTCACCATTCCGCCTTTGGCGTTCGGCTCGCTGGTCGATCGCACCCCGGGGGTCGAGCTGTTCCAGATCGTGCAGACCGCACCGGCGAGCCTGCGCGTGCGCCTGCATCCCGCGGCCGGTGCCGACCCGGAGCGCGTGTGGCGGATGGTGCACGACGAGATCACGCACCTCCTCGCCGGAAACGGGCTCGACCACGTCACGGTCGAGCGCGCCGGGGAGCCGCCGGAGCAATCCGCGGGTGGCAAGTACCGTACGATAATCCCGCTAAACTCGGGGGGATCATGA
- a CDS encoding ZIP family metal transporter, with the protein MNEYLVVLAFAALPALGNFAGGALAEFVPVSRLMLNLALYSAAGVVVAVVAVELMPRALEADPAWAIVLAFVLGGVFYVAVDWAIQRLNDRYGGEGGAGPWVIFFGVSVDLFSDGIMVGTGSTVAVGLGLLLALGQVPSDIPEGFATVANFRRRGVPRSRRLLLSAAFAAPIFLGATLGYWLMRDASELNKLLLLTFTAGVLSTLVVEELVPEAVEEVPESPLSSLAFIGGFALFALLSTYLEVE; encoded by the coding sequence TTGAACGAGTACCTGGTCGTACTCGCGTTCGCCGCGTTGCCCGCACTCGGCAACTTCGCGGGCGGGGCGCTCGCCGAGTTCGTGCCCGTCTCGCGCCTGATGCTCAACCTCGCCCTCTACTCGGCCGCCGGCGTGGTGGTCGCCGTGGTGGCCGTGGAGCTCATGCCCCGGGCGCTGGAGGCCGACCCGGCCTGGGCCATCGTTCTGGCCTTCGTCCTGGGCGGCGTCTTCTACGTGGCCGTGGACTGGGCCATACAGCGCCTCAACGACCGCTACGGCGGCGAGGGCGGAGCTGGGCCGTGGGTGATCTTCTTCGGCGTCTCGGTTGACCTCTTCTCCGACGGGATCATGGTCGGCACCGGCTCGACGGTGGCCGTGGGCCTCGGCCTGCTCCTGGCTTTGGGACAGGTGCCCTCGGACATCCCGGAAGGCTTCGCCACCGTCGCCAACTTCAGGAGAAGGGGCGTCCCGCGCAGCCGGCGCCTGCTCCTCTCGGCGGCCTTCGCGGCGCCCATCTTCCTGGGCGCCACGCTCGGCTACTGGCTGATGCGCGACGCGTCCGAGCTCAACAAGCTCCTCTTGCTCACCTTCACCGCCGGGGTTCTCAGTACGCTGGTGGTCGAGGAACTGGTGCCTGAGGCGGTCGAGGAGGTCCCCGAGTCCCCGCTTTCGTCCCTGGCCTTCATCGGCGGCTTCGCCCTCTTCGCGCTGCTCTCTACCTACCTGGAGGTGGAGTAG
- a CDS encoding SHOCT domain-containing protein: MSDGTKTVLGALGGILLLLVLLAILAGGGLFGGGSMMGPGGMMDDWGWGPGGMMDGGRGFFGILWTLVPLLFWGGLIALIVWAVVRITSGQGSSDDHRARAGSAEEILRERFARGEIDAEEYERSLEVLRGEGSA; encoded by the coding sequence ATGAGTGATGGTACCAAGACCGTGCTCGGCGCCCTCGGCGGCATCTTGTTGCTGCTCGTCCTGCTGGCGATCCTCGCCGGCGGCGGCTTGTTCGGTGGTGGTTCGATGATGGGTCCCGGAGGCATGATGGACGACTGGGGGTGGGGTCCGGGTGGCATGATGGACGGCGGCCGGGGTTTCTTCGGGATACTCTGGACGCTCGTCCCGCTCCTGTTCTGGGGCGGGCTGATCGCATTGATCGTCTGGGCCGTAGTGCGCATCACCTCGGGTCAGGGTAGCTCCGACGACCATCGGGCACGCGCCGGATCGGCGGAGGAGATCCTGCGGGAGCGCTTCGCGCGCGGCGAGATCGACGCCGAGGAGTACGAGAGATCGCTTGAGGTGCTGCGGGGCGAAGGGAGTGCTTGA
- a CDS encoding DUF305 domain-containing protein, whose translation MGSLSDFFDKHDPDGRWRAGALTGLASGTFSTVLISLGGPRIGRDVPLDWMEIASINLRDRAIVSEPGWPQVLPGILTHQSVDLAWAAAYFGLGIGHLGQEKQRKALLAGAIPWAVASSAFEFFVAIPILQRLLKMQVPYWTGLTVHLASSVAYPLFLRIRRRIAGEETTPDEDRLARLTLLAMGGSIAALALLEVLARKGHEPRWPFDREQEIEVGRSFLRQMTAHHELGVRLSRLLRDKAPQKEARVLGTLMYAEHVGELDAMRRWWRNWYGGEMPEPTEEEHERMPGMPPTGRVDELETMSGAAFERSFYPVMISHHEGAITMSDDLIRRARDPRLILFADQIRYAQRNQVQYMRELEGRA comes from the coding sequence GTGGGCTCTTTGAGCGACTTCTTCGATAAACATGATCCGGACGGCAGGTGGCGCGCGGGCGCCCTTACGGGACTGGCCAGCGGCACGTTCTCGACGGTCCTTATCTCCCTGGGAGGACCCAGGATCGGGCGCGACGTGCCGCTCGACTGGATGGAGATAGCGAGCATCAACCTGCGCGACCGGGCGATCGTCTCCGAGCCCGGCTGGCCCCAGGTCCTCCCGGGCATCCTCACCCACCAGAGCGTGGACCTTGCGTGGGCGGCGGCGTACTTCGGACTCGGCATCGGGCACCTCGGCCAGGAGAAGCAGAGGAAAGCCCTGCTCGCCGGGGCCATCCCGTGGGCGGTGGCGTCCTCCGCGTTCGAGTTCTTCGTCGCCATCCCGATCCTCCAGCGGCTGCTCAAAATGCAGGTCCCCTACTGGACGGGCTTGACCGTTCACCTGGCGTCGAGCGTCGCTTACCCGCTCTTTCTGCGGATACGGCGGCGCATCGCAGGGGAAGAGACGACCCCGGACGAGGATCGGCTGGCGCGCCTGACCCTCCTGGCGATGGGAGGCTCGATCGCGGCCCTCGCATTGCTCGAGGTCCTCGCCCGCAAGGGGCATGAGCCCCGCTGGCCCTTCGACCGGGAGCAGGAGATCGAGGTCGGCAGGAGCTTCCTGCGGCAGATGACGGCCCACCACGAGCTGGGGGTCCGCCTCTCCCGCCTGCTGCGGGACAAAGCCCCACAAAAGGAGGCGCGGGTGCTGGGGACCCTGATGTACGCCGAGCACGTGGGGGAACTCGACGCGATGCGCCGCTGGTGGCGCAACTGGTACGGCGGCGAGATGCCCGAGCCGACCGAAGAGGAGCACGAGCGCATGCCCGGCATGCCGCCGACCGGGCGGGTGGACGAGCTGGAGACGATGAGCGGGGCCGCCTTCGAGCGGAGCTTCTACCCCGTCATGATCTCCCACCACGAAGGCGCGATAACCATGTCCGACGACCTGATAAGGCGGGCCAGGGACCCCCGCCTGATCCTGTTCGCCGACCAGATCCGCTACGCGCAACGCAACCAAGTGCAGTACATGCGCGAGTTGGAGGGGCGTGCCTGA